One Campylobacter sputorum genomic window, TGAGGATCTATATTGCCATATTGTGCTGTTACAGTCCAAAAACCTTGTGGAGTTGTAGGACTTGTTTGAGAATTTGTAAGACCATAAATAAAGTTATTTATAAGAATATGATTAAGCCCTATATTTCTTCTACAACCATGAATCGTGTGATTTCCACCTATTGCCAAACCATCTCCATCTCCTGTTACAACTATAACATGTTTATTTGGATTTGCAAGTTTTATACCAGTTGCATAAGCAATAGCTCTACCATGAGTTGTATGAACAGTATTGCAATCCACATAAGAACTAAGTCTTCCAGAGCAACCTATACCACTTACTATACAAACATCATCCATATTCCAACCAAGTTCATGTATGGCTCTTATAATAGTTTTTAAAATAACTCCATCACCGCATCCCCAACACCATAATGTCGGCATTTTATTTGCTCTTAAATATTTATTATAATCAATTGCCATTTTAAAACTCCATAACTTTTTGTATAATTTCACTTGGTGAAATAGGTCTTCCATTTGCTTTAAGAAGTGTTTGTATATCATCTCTTAGCATACATTTTTTTATTTCTCCGTAGTATTGCCCCATATTTAGCTCAGCAACTAATACATTTTTAAATTTAGCTCCTATTTCTTTTAATTTTTCTTCAGGGCTTGGCCAAAGAGTAATTGGTTTAAAAAGACCAACTCTTTTTCCTTGTTTTCTTAACTCCTCTATAGCTACTTTTACACTAAGAGACACACTGCCATATGATATTACACAAATATCTGCATCATCTAACATATACTCTTCGTATTCTATTATCTCATCTTTATGAGCATTAATTTTATTAAATAGTCTTTTTATATTATAATCAACTATAGACCCGTCTTCTGTTGGAAACCCAGTTATACCATGATGAAGACCTGTTATATGATAATGATATCCTTTAAAAAATGGATTTAGTGTTGCTGGCTCATCTTCTTTAGCATTATAAGGATAATACTCTTTAGGATCGCCACTAAACTGGGCTCTTTTTATTATTTTAATATCCTTAACATCTGGAATAAAAGCTCTTCCTTGCATATGACCTATAGTTTCATCTAAAAGTAAAAATACAGGAGTCATAAAACGTTCTGCAAGATTAAAAGCCTTAATTGTTTGAGAATAAATTTCATCTAAACTACTAGGTGCCAATGTAATACTAGCAAAATCGCCATGAGTAGGATTTTTAGTCTGCATTATATCGCCTTGTGCTACTCTTGTTGGCAACCCAGTAGAAGGACCACCTCTCATAACATCAACAACAACCAAAGGAATTTCAGCAATAAAACCAAGACCTATTTGCTCAGATTTTAAAGAAATTCCAGGTCCACTACTTGCAGTCATTGCTTTTGTTCCGCTCATTGAAGCACCAAGAGCTACACTTATACCAGAAATTTCATCTTCCATTTGTATAAAATGTCCACCATTTTTTGGCAACAAACGACTCATCTCATGAGCAATTTCACTTGATGGTGTTATAGGATAGCCACCAAAAAATTTACAGCCACACTCAATTGCTGCTTGTGCAACCAAAGAATTTCCTGTTGTTATAAGCTCTCTCATGCTAGTTCTCCTTGCAATTTTTGATAGTTATTTGCTTTAATTTTTGCCGCTCTTTGTTTTGATTCTTCTGTGAGTTTAGCAAATTTAAAACCTTTATCTGCAACAAAAATTGCAAAATCAGGACAGTGATTTTCACACTCTCTACACCCAATACATGAATCAGGATTAACAACTTCTATCATTGTGCCACTAATAGCAGAAACTTCCTCTCTCATAGCAATTGTGCCACTAGGACAGTAGCTAACGCATATATTACACGCTTTACATCTTGACTCATCAACCCAAACAGGTCTATTTTCATTATCCATTTATTTTCCTTTAACCAAGTATCTCTTTTAACTTAGAGCCTATGTGTGCTGGACTCTCCACAACATAAACACCAACATCGCTTAAAGCTTTCATTTTTCCTTTTGCAGTGCTATCTTCGCCACTTATAATTGCACCAGCATGCCCCATTCTCTTACCTTTTGGTGCAGACTGACCCGCTATAAAAGCAATAATTGGTTTTGTTATTTGCGACTTTATAATCTCACAAGCTTGAATTTCTAAATTTCCACCAATTTCGCCTATCATAACAATAGCCTTTGTTTCTTCATCTTTTTCAAACATAGGTAAAAGCTCACTATAAGTTAAACCTATAATGCTATCTCCTCCGATACCAACAGCTGTTGATATGCCATAACCTTCATTTATGATTTGATTTGCACCCTCATAAGTTAGAGTTCCTGATTTTGAAATAAGGCCTATATTTGTTTTTGCTTTTTTAAATACCATTCCTGGCATAATGCCAAGTTTACACTCATCTGAACTTATAATGCCTGGACAATTTGGTCCTATCATCATCATACCACACTTATTTGCATAATTTTTTGCCCTAATCATATCATTAACAGGAGTGTGTTCTGTTATAACAACTGCTAATTTTATACCAGCATTTGCAGCTTCTATGATACCATCTGCAACAAATCTAGCAGGAACAAATATCAAAGAAACCTCGGCTTTAGTTGCATCAACAGCTTCTTTAACGGTATTAAAAACTGGTTTTCCAAGATGGGTTTGTCCACCCTTAAAAGGTGTAACTCCACCAACTATATTTGTACCATAAGCTAAGCATTGCTCAGAGTGAAAAGTACCTTCTTTGCCAGTAAAACCTTGAACTATAACTTTTGTGGTTTTATTTACTAGAATACTCATTATTTACCTTCCTTTGCTAGCTTAATTGCCATTTTTGCACCATCTTCAAGACCATCAACTGAGATTATATTTTCTATATTTGCACTTTTTAAAATTTCCATTGCTTCTTTTGAGTTTGTTCCATCAAGCCTTACTACAACAGGAACGCTTACTTTTGTTAATTTCGTAGCTTCTAAAATGCCATTTGCTATTCTATCACATCTTACAATACCGCCAAAAATATTTACAAATATCGCTTTTACATTTTTATCTCTAAGTATAATCTCAAAAGCTTTAGCAACAGTCTCAGGGCTTGCTCCACCACCAACATCTAGAAAATTTGTTGGTTTGCCGCCAACTGAATTTATAGTATCCATAGTTCCCATAGCAAGACCAGCACCATTTACCATACAACCTATATTTCCATCAAGCTTTACATAACTTAAACCATAATTTTTAGCCTCAACTTCGCTTGGTTCTTCTTCATCTAAATCACGCATTTTAGCTATTTTTTCTTGTCTATACATTGCACTATCATCAAATCCCATTTTAGCATCAAGAGGAATAAATTCATTTTGAGTAGTTAAAACAAGTGGATTTATCTCAACTAAATTTGCATCAGTATCTATGTATAGTTTATAAAGTTTTGTAAGTAAATTTGAAAATTTAATACTTAAATCTTTATCAAATTTCAAAAAAGAAGCAACTTCCATAGAATGAAAATCACAAAGTCCAATTTGCGGATCTATCAAAATGCTTTTTATAAGCTCTGGATTTTTATGAGAAACTTCTTCTATACTCATTCCGCCTTCAGCTGAAGCTATAAGCCCTATTTTTTCACTCTTTCTATCAAATGTAAAACTTAAATAAAACTCCTTAGCTATATCTGTGCCTTGCTCTATATAAACCTTTTTAACAAGTTTACCCTCTTTGCCAGTTTGAGCTGTAACAAGATTCATACCTATGATGTCATTTGCATATTTTTCAACTTCATTTAAATTTTTAGCGATCTTTACACCTCCGCCAAGACCTCTACCGCCCGCATGAATTTGAGCTTTTATAGCCCAAACATTTCCACCTATTTCTTTTGCGGCATTAAGAGCTTCATTTGGATTAAACGCGATCTTACCTTTAGCTACATTTATACCAAAATCATCAAGAAGCTCTTTAGCTTGATATTCATGAATATTCATGATACTCCTTTATTAAGTGTTTAGTTATTGTAAGTATATATGAATTTAATAAAAATAAACAATGTTTTATAAATTAACTTATTATATTTATTTTATAATAAATTTTAATTAAATTTATAAAAATTTAAGCTAAATATATCTACACTCTTATTTCAAATTTTCTAAAAATTTTATATTTTCGCTCTTGTTTCCTAATTTTGCATAATCCAAAGCATTATAACCAAGGTCATCTACGGCATTTATATCAGCCCCGCTTTGCATTAAAAATTTTAACATTTCTACATTTGAATGTTGTGCAGCATGCATAAAAAGAGTTCTTGAAGTATGCTCTAAATCACATAAATTTTGATAAAAAGGCAGTGTTACCATTCCTATATTTGAATTTATTGCAAATTTCTCATTTTTACTTATATATGTTGCATTTATATCAGCACCATTTTGTACTAGAAATTTTGTTGTATTTAAATCATTAAAGCCAACAGTATAAAAAATAGGAGTTTTTCCAAATGTATTTTTATAGTTAATATCTGCTCCATTTTTAAGCAAAAATTTAATGTTATTTATATTTTTTAGAGCAAAAAATATCGATGACTCGCTTCCTTCATTTACTTTTGCGCCCATCTTAAGAAGTTCTTCTAAAAATTTAACACTTTTTTCATGCAAAAGAGATATATTTAAAGCATTGCTAAGTTCACTTTGCGAATATTTATCTTTAAAAAGAATTTCTTGCAAACCATATAAATCGAAATTTGGATTTGATATACGCTTTTCAAAATCAGTAATATCAGGAACCTTCCCCATTATAGTATATGAAAAATCTCCAACTGAAAAATTTAAAAAGTCATTCATAACTTTTGTTGCATAAAATATGGCACTTCCTTCATCTATCTCTCTTTTTTTATAAAAAGAGACAAGATTTGACATATTTGCATTATATTCTTTCCAAAAATTGTTAAATAACTCAAAATTTCCTATACTATTATAAGCCCAAAATCTAAAATAAGCTCTGTTATCATCAGCAATTTTGCCATTTTCATCATTTAATGTTTTTGCGTAAATCTCAGGTGCAACACCAGCTTTTAAAAGAAGAAATTTAAACTCTTTTTGCTTTGCATTATACACAATACCCTTACAATTTAACCTATCACCCCTTATTTCTTTACTAATATCAAATAATTTATTTAAAAAATCTAAATTTAATAAAGAATTTTCGCAGTTAAAATCGATTTGTGTATTTAAAAAATCTATATCTAAATTTGAAAAAATTTCATCTTTATACTCTTTTATTTCATCGCAACTAATCTTGTTATCATCTAAAACTTTAGAAAACATCAAAACGGATGATAAAAATATCAAAAATAAAACTCTCATATTAATCCCTAAATTTAATAATTACAGGTCTAATTGTATCAAAATATTTTTCTTTTATGAAATTATTTTAAATTTTACCACCTACTATTTTGTATATTAAATTTTCGTTTTGAAGTAAAATATATTTATCATATAGTAAATTTAATTCATAATTTAACTTTGTATTTTGAGAATTTAAAAGATCATAAAGTTCGTTTTTACCACTATCATATCGTATTTGATAATATTTTGTGATATTTATACTATGAGTTAAAATTTTACTAGTATTTTCAAACTTAAGCTTATAATTTTCATAGTCTAAAAATGCTCTATAAAATTCATTTATTGCACTATTTAATTTTGTTAAAAAGTCGTTTTTAGCCATTTCATACTCAATCTCAGAAATCTTAATATTATTTTTAACCCTAGCAAAATCTAAAAAAGGAAGTGTTATTTGTATATTTCCGTTTAAAAAATTTAGCTTAAAACTATCATCAAATTTTTGCTCATTTGA contains:
- a CDS encoding 2-oxoglutarate ferredoxin oxidoreductase subunit beta, whose translation is MAIDYNKYLRANKMPTLWCWGCGDGVILKTIIRAIHELGWNMDDVCIVSGIGCSGRLSSYVDCNTVHTTHGRAIAYATGIKLANPNKHVIVVTGDGDGLAIGGNHTIHGCRRNIGLNHILINNFIYGLTNSQTSPTTPQGFWTVTAQYGNIDPHFDAAKLAIAAGATFVARESVLNPDRIVKTLVKGFSHDGYSFFDIFSNCHINLGRKNKMGEATKMLEWLDSKIVNKIKFDQMSEEERKDLYPTGILHEDNSKIEYSKAYDQVIKAAKDGVAIDWEMIK
- a CDS encoding 2-oxoglutarate synthase subunit alpha, encoding MRELITTGNSLVAQAAIECGCKFFGGYPITPSSEIAHEMSRLLPKNGGHFIQMEDEISGISVALGASMSGTKAMTASSGPGISLKSEQIGLGFIAEIPLVVVDVMRGGPSTGLPTRVAQGDIMQTKNPTHGDFASITLAPSSLDEIYSQTIKAFNLAERFMTPVFLLLDETIGHMQGRAFIPDVKDIKIIKRAQFSGDPKEYYPYNAKEDEPATLNPFFKGYHYHITGLHHGITGFPTEDGSIVDYNIKRLFNKINAHKDEIIEYEEYMLDDADICVISYGSVSLSVKVAIEELRKQGKRVGLFKPITLWPSPEEKLKEIGAKFKNVLVAELNMGQYYGEIKKCMLRDDIQTLLKANGRPISPSEIIQKVMEF
- a CDS encoding 4Fe-4S binding protein; the protein is MDNENRPVWVDESRCKACNICVSYCPSGTIAMREEVSAISGTMIEVVNPDSCIGCRECENHCPDFAIFVADKGFKFAKLTEESKQRAAKIKANNYQKLQGELA
- the sucD gene encoding succinate--CoA ligase subunit alpha; this encodes MSILVNKTTKVIVQGFTGKEGTFHSEQCLAYGTNIVGGVTPFKGGQTHLGKPVFNTVKEAVDATKAEVSLIFVPARFVADGIIEAANAGIKLAVVITEHTPVNDMIRAKNYANKCGMMMIGPNCPGIISSDECKLGIMPGMVFKKAKTNIGLISKSGTLTYEGANQIINEGYGISTAVGIGGDSIIGLTYSELLPMFEKDEETKAIVMIGEIGGNLEIQACEIIKSQITKPIIAFIAGQSAPKGKRMGHAGAIISGEDSTAKGKMKALSDVGVYVVESPAHIGSKLKEILG
- the sucC gene encoding ADP-forming succinate--CoA ligase subunit beta, which gives rise to MNIHEYQAKELLDDFGINVAKGKIAFNPNEALNAAKEIGGNVWAIKAQIHAGGRGLGGGVKIAKNLNEVEKYANDIIGMNLVTAQTGKEGKLVKKVYIEQGTDIAKEFYLSFTFDRKSEKIGLIASAEGGMSIEEVSHKNPELIKSILIDPQIGLCDFHSMEVASFLKFDKDLSIKFSNLLTKLYKLYIDTDANLVEINPLVLTTQNEFIPLDAKMGFDDSAMYRQEKIAKMRDLDEEEPSEVEAKNYGLSYVKLDGNIGCMVNGAGLAMGTMDTINSVGGKPTNFLDVGGGASPETVAKAFEIILRDKNVKAIFVNIFGGIVRCDRIANGILEATKLTKVSVPVVVRLDGTNSKEAMEILKSANIENIISVDGLEDGAKMAIKLAKEGK
- a CDS encoding ankyrin repeat domain-containing protein, whose protein sequence is MRVLFLIFLSSVLMFSKVLDDNKISCDEIKEYKDEIFSNLDIDFLNTQIDFNCENSLLNLDFLNKLFDISKEIRGDRLNCKGIVYNAKQKEFKFLLLKAGVAPEIYAKTLNDENGKIADDNRAYFRFWAYNSIGNFELFNNFWKEYNANMSNLVSFYKKREIDEGSAIFYATKVMNDFLNFSVGDFSYTIMGKVPDITDFEKRISNPNFDLYGLQEILFKDKYSQSELSNALNISLLHEKSVKFLEELLKMGAKVNEGSESSIFFALKNINNIKFLLKNGADINYKNTFGKTPIFYTVGFNDLNTTKFLVQNGADINATYISKNEKFAINSNIGMVTLPFYQNLCDLEHTSRTLFMHAAQHSNVEMLKFLMQSGADINAVDDLGYNALDYAKLGNKSENIKFLENLK